The Burkholderia ambifaria AMMD genome includes a region encoding these proteins:
- a CDS encoding response regulator transcription factor, with amino-acid sequence MRILVVEDDPVQAEEVQNALAPFCHTIKVVVDGEQALRYLRSESVDAVVLDWHLPCLTGIEVLNWIRTRADVEYGVLFLTSRVQELDVVRALEAGADDYLSKPFRAEELAARVNALLRRVARNVKRDEPIRAGEYLLDPVHRAVKLRGNTIELTTKEFQLVACLFNNIGKIMSREQLATTAWGRELGTESRSLDTHIYRIRQKLKLGIENGLRLSAIYTLGYRLDQTKATPELHCSPEVMMESRV; translated from the coding sequence ATGCGCATTTTGGTTGTGGAGGACGATCCCGTTCAGGCGGAGGAAGTGCAGAACGCACTCGCTCCGTTCTGTCACACGATCAAGGTCGTCGTCGATGGAGAGCAGGCGCTGCGTTACCTGCGCTCCGAGTCGGTCGACGCGGTCGTCCTCGACTGGCACTTGCCGTGCCTGACCGGCATCGAAGTGCTGAACTGGATCCGCACGCGCGCCGACGTCGAATACGGCGTGCTGTTCCTGACCAGCCGCGTACAGGAGCTCGATGTCGTCAGAGCGCTGGAAGCCGGCGCCGACGACTACCTGAGCAAACCGTTCCGTGCGGAAGAACTGGCTGCACGGGTCAATGCGTTGCTGCGCCGCGTCGCACGCAACGTGAAGCGGGACGAGCCGATTCGGGCCGGCGAGTATCTGCTCGACCCCGTGCATCGGGCCGTGAAGCTGCGCGGCAACACGATCGAATTGACGACGAAGGAATTTCAGCTCGTTGCGTGCCTGTTCAACAACATCGGCAAGATCATGTCTCGCGAGCAGCTCGCCACGACGGCCTGGGGACGAGAACTGGGAACGGAATCGCGTTCGCTCGATACCCACATCTACCGAATCCGGCAAAAGCTGAAGCTCGGCATCGAGAATGGCTTGCGCCTGTCCGCGATTTATACGTTGGGCTATCGACTGGATCAGACCAAGGCGACACCCGAGCTGCATTGCAGCCCGGAGGTGATGATGGAAAGTCGCGTGTGA
- the uvrA gene encoding excinuclease ABC subunit UvrA, giving the protein MSSSNLIRIRGARQHNLKNLDLDLRTGEMTVVTGPSGSGKSSLVFDTLYAEGQRRYVETFSAYARQFLDRMDRPQVERVDGVPPAIAIDQTNPVRSSRSTVGTMTELNDHLKLLYARAAELFDRQTARQVRHDTPETIYAELVERTRADDPRVVVTFPVELPESASEDEVAQWLSASGYTRVQAQREVASPTGPRKLLDVVADRFRVQQADKVRVVEAIEASLKRGGGRVNVYVLAPESDNALAATAEPQVWRFSTGLHDPDSDLRYAEPQAALFSFNSAYGACETCRGFGRVIGVDLGLVIPDARKTLRGGAIKPMQTPAWKECQDDLMRYAAKAGIPRDTPWSDLTDAERAWVIDGSPDWNGKWQSQWYGVKRFFGYLESKAYKMHIRVLLSKYRSYTPCDVCGGARLKTESLQWRLGSKANADAVLAPANRFLPRGVDWTRAQLEALPGLTVHDLMLLPIERIRRFFGDVSLPSALLDDALKLLLAEVRTRLKYLCDVGLGYLTLDRQSRTLSGGEVQRINLTTALGTSLTKTLFVLDEPSIGLHPRDLTRIVEAMQRLRDAGNTLVVVEHDPSVMLAADRLIDMGPGPGERGGTIVYDGTPGDIRSAHTLTGEYLGGRKHVAHASNWARRPVDANTPRIVLAGATEHNLRDVTVEIPLQRLVCVTGVSGSGKSTLLQDVLYPAMARHHGKATESPGAFRELTGADQVGDVVFVDQSPIGKTTRSNPASYVGAFDEIRKLFAKAPLALQRGYGAGTFSFNSGDGRCPTCGGSGFEHIEMQFLSDVYLRCPDCDGSRYRAEILEVRIERDGRALNIADVLDLTVSEATAFFATDAEVLRVLQPIVDVGLEYVKLGQPVPTLSGGEAQRLKLAGFLAESAAAAGGRRVASEEARVARAKLFMFDEPTTGLHFDDIAKLMQAFGKLLAAGHSLIVIEHNLDVIRAADWLIDLGPEGGDGGGRVLCAGTPDDVKACAESHTGVALLQYDRAMDGETALADEGVPLQAVLNAARERRAIEGEDVVRIVNAREHNLKALDVDIPHGKFNVITGVSGSGKSTLAFDILFHEGQRRYLESLNAYARSIVQPAGRPEVDAVYGIPPTVAIEQRLSRGGRKSTVATTSEVWHFLRLLYVKLGLQHCIHDGTPVTSQTVESIAAQLLRDHRGEHVGLLAPLVVNRKGVYTDLAKWAKARGSTHLRVDGEFVPVDPWPKLDRFREHTIELPVADIVVSPDDEAGLRRVLDETLELGKGVMHLLAPLDGLHHAVQNGHSTARVGEVKVLSVKRACPVCGTSYPELDPRMFSYNSKHGWCTTCVGTGVTLTREQRAAYDDTVRAGDDRGREQTLPSDEQEPEGVGNEPCPDCGGTRLNPSARAVTFDAHPIVEVAQWTVSDTRRWIDALELTGRDAQIARDIVSEIGSRLAFLEEVGLGYLSLDRAAPSLSGGEAQRIRLAAQLGSNLQGVCYVLDEPTIGLHPRDNRILLDALRKLGDKGNTLVVVEHDEDTIRRADHIIDVGPGAGKRGGTLVAEGAVADLAAQPDSVTGRLLAQPMTHPLQPRRAVSLAGKKGAPAVPEAWLTVHGATLHNLRDVTVGIPLARLVAVTGVSGSGKSTLARDVLMTNLLDAVGRSVLSSPATRRARKAAQQDAPAANRRSSVLARSAPRPSLNVTHAWQGCASLSGWERIDRVLEVDQTPIGKTPRSCPATYIGVWDTIRKLFADTLEARARGYTASRFSFNTGDGRCPACEGQGVRTIGMSFLPDVKVPCDVCHGQRFNPETLAVTWRGRNIGDVLTMEIDEAVEFFAPISNIAHPLQLMKDVGLGYLTLGQPSPTLSGGEAQRIKLVTELTKVRDDITRRGQKAPHTLYVLDEPTVGLHMADVAKLIRVLHRLVDGGHSVVVIEHDLDVIAEADWVIDLGPEGGVGGGTIVAAAPPEGLVQVSASHTGQALKPVLARTAADGGEAERQDEARVG; this is encoded by the coding sequence TTGTCATCCAGCAATCTGATCCGCATTCGCGGAGCACGTCAGCACAACCTCAAGAACCTCGATCTCGATCTGCGCACCGGCGAAATGACGGTCGTCACCGGCCCGTCGGGCTCCGGCAAGTCGAGCCTCGTATTCGACACGCTGTACGCGGAAGGCCAGCGGCGCTACGTCGAGACCTTCAGCGCGTATGCGCGGCAGTTCCTCGACCGGATGGACCGCCCGCAGGTCGAGCGCGTCGACGGCGTGCCGCCCGCGATCGCGATCGACCAGACCAACCCGGTCCGCAGCTCGCGCTCGACGGTCGGCACGATGACCGAGCTCAACGATCACCTGAAGCTGCTGTACGCGCGCGCGGCCGAGCTGTTCGACCGCCAGACCGCGCGGCAGGTGCGGCATGACACGCCCGAGACGATCTACGCGGAACTCGTCGAGCGCACGCGCGCCGACGATCCGCGCGTCGTCGTCACGTTTCCGGTGGAGCTGCCGGAAAGCGCGTCCGAGGACGAAGTCGCGCAGTGGCTGTCCGCGAGCGGCTACACGCGCGTGCAGGCGCAGCGCGAAGTCGCGTCGCCCACCGGCCCGCGCAAGCTGCTCGACGTGGTGGCCGACCGCTTCCGCGTGCAGCAGGCCGACAAGGTGCGCGTGGTCGAGGCGATCGAGGCGTCGCTCAAGCGCGGCGGCGGCCGCGTGAACGTCTACGTGCTGGCGCCGGAATCCGACAACGCGCTCGCCGCGACCGCCGAGCCGCAGGTGTGGCGTTTCTCCACCGGGCTGCACGATCCCGACAGCGACCTGCGCTACGCGGAGCCGCAGGCGGCGCTGTTCTCGTTCAACTCGGCCTACGGCGCATGCGAAACCTGCCGCGGCTTCGGCCGCGTGATCGGCGTCGATCTCGGCCTCGTGATCCCCGACGCGCGCAAGACGCTGCGCGGCGGCGCGATCAAGCCGATGCAGACGCCCGCGTGGAAGGAATGCCAGGACGACCTGATGCGCTACGCGGCGAAAGCCGGCATCCCGCGCGACACGCCGTGGTCCGACCTGACGGACGCCGAGCGCGCATGGGTGATCGACGGCTCGCCGGACTGGAACGGCAAGTGGCAGAGCCAGTGGTACGGCGTCAAACGCTTCTTCGGCTATCTCGAGTCGAAGGCGTACAAGATGCATATCCGCGTGCTGCTGTCGAAGTACCGCAGCTACACGCCGTGCGACGTGTGCGGCGGCGCGCGCCTGAAGACCGAATCGCTGCAGTGGCGGCTCGGCTCGAAGGCGAACGCCGACGCGGTGCTCGCGCCCGCCAATCGGTTCCTGCCGCGCGGCGTCGACTGGACGCGCGCGCAGCTCGAGGCGCTGCCGGGCCTGACGGTGCACGACCTGATGCTTTTGCCGATCGAGCGCATCCGCCGCTTCTTCGGCGACGTGAGCCTGCCGAGCGCGCTGCTCGACGACGCGCTGAAGCTGCTGCTCGCCGAAGTGCGCACGCGCCTGAAATACCTGTGCGACGTCGGCCTCGGCTACCTGACGCTCGACCGGCAGAGCCGCACGCTGTCCGGCGGCGAGGTCCAGCGGATCAACCTGACCACGGCGCTCGGCACGTCGCTCACGAAAACGCTGTTCGTGCTCGACGAGCCGAGCATCGGCCTGCATCCGCGCGACCTCACGCGGATCGTCGAGGCGATGCAGCGGCTGCGCGACGCGGGCAATACGCTGGTCGTCGTCGAGCACGATCCGTCGGTGATGCTCGCGGCCGACCGGCTGATCGACATGGGCCCGGGGCCCGGCGAGCGCGGCGGCACGATCGTCTACGACGGCACGCCGGGCGACATCCGTTCCGCGCACACGCTGACGGGCGAGTATCTCGGCGGCCGCAAGCACGTCGCGCATGCGTCGAACTGGGCGCGCCGTCCGGTGGACGCGAACACGCCGCGCATCGTGCTCGCAGGCGCGACCGAGCACAATCTGCGCGACGTGACGGTCGAGATTCCACTGCAGCGGCTCGTGTGCGTGACGGGCGTATCGGGTTCCGGCAAGTCGACGCTGCTGCAGGACGTGCTCTATCCGGCGATGGCGCGCCACCACGGCAAGGCGACCGAGTCGCCGGGCGCGTTCCGCGAGTTGACGGGCGCCGACCAGGTCGGCGACGTCGTGTTCGTCGATCAGTCGCCGATCGGCAAGACCACGCGGTCGAACCCGGCCAGCTATGTCGGCGCGTTCGACGAGATCCGCAAGCTGTTCGCGAAGGCGCCGCTCGCGCTGCAACGCGGCTACGGCGCCGGCACGTTCAGCTTCAACTCGGGCGACGGCCGTTGCCCGACCTGCGGCGGCTCGGGCTTCGAGCACATCGAGATGCAGTTCCTGAGCGACGTCTACCTGCGTTGTCCGGACTGCGACGGCAGCCGCTACCGCGCCGAGATTCTCGAAGTGCGCATCGAACGCGACGGCCGTGCGCTGAACATCGCCGACGTGCTCGACCTGACCGTCAGCGAGGCAACTGCGTTCTTTGCGACCGACGCCGAGGTGCTGCGCGTGCTGCAGCCGATCGTCGACGTCGGTCTCGAATACGTGAAGCTCGGCCAGCCGGTGCCGACGTTGTCCGGCGGCGAAGCGCAGCGGCTGAAGCTGGCCGGCTTCCTCGCCGAATCGGCGGCGGCCGCTGGCGGGCGCCGCGTCGCCAGCGAGGAGGCGCGCGTCGCGCGGGCGAAGCTGTTCATGTTCGACGAGCCGACCACCGGGCTGCACTTCGACGACATCGCGAAGCTGATGCAGGCGTTCGGCAAGCTGCTCGCGGCCGGCCATTCGCTGATCGTGATCGAGCACAACCTCGACGTGATCCGCGCGGCCGACTGGCTGATCGATCTCGGCCCGGAAGGCGGCGACGGCGGCGGCCGCGTGCTGTGCGCGGGTACGCCCGACGACGTGAAGGCCTGCGCGGAATCGCATACCGGCGTCGCGCTGCTGCAGTACGACCGCGCGATGGACGGCGAAACGGCGCTGGCCGACGAAGGCGTGCCGCTGCAGGCCGTGCTGAACGCCGCACGCGAGCGGCGCGCGATCGAGGGTGAAGACGTCGTGCGGATCGTCAACGCACGCGAGCACAACCTGAAGGCGCTCGACGTCGATATCCCGCACGGCAAGTTCAACGTGATCACCGGCGTGTCGGGTTCCGGCAAGTCGACGCTCGCGTTCGACATCCTGTTCCACGAAGGCCAGCGCCGCTACCTCGAATCGCTGAACGCGTATGCGCGCTCGATCGTGCAGCCGGCCGGGCGGCCGGAAGTCGACGCGGTGTACGGCATTCCGCCGACGGTGGCGATCGAGCAGCGCCTGTCGCGCGGCGGCCGCAAGAGCACGGTCGCGACCACGTCCGAAGTCTGGCACTTCCTGCGGCTGCTGTATGTGAAGCTCGGCCTCCAGCATTGCATCCACGACGGCACGCCGGTCACGTCGCAAACCGTCGAGTCGATCGCCGCGCAGCTGCTGCGCGACCATCGCGGCGAGCACGTCGGGCTGCTCGCGCCGCTCGTCGTCAATCGCAAGGGCGTGTATACCGATCTCGCGAAGTGGGCGAAGGCGCGCGGCAGCACGCATCTGCGCGTGGACGGCGAGTTCGTGCCGGTCGATCCGTGGCCGAAGCTCGATCGCTTCCGCGAGCACACGATCGAGCTGCCGGTGGCCGATATCGTCGTGTCGCCGGACGACGAAGCCGGATTGCGGCGGGTGCTCGACGAGACGCTCGAGCTCGGCAAGGGCGTGATGCACCTGCTCGCGCCGCTCGACGGGCTGCACCACGCGGTGCAGAACGGTCATTCGACCGCGCGCGTCGGCGAGGTCAAGGTGCTGTCGGTCAAGCGTGCGTGCCCGGTGTGCGGCACGAGCTATCCGGAACTCGATCCTCGGATGTTCTCGTACAACAGCAAGCATGGCTGGTGCACGACCTGCGTTGGCACGGGCGTCACGCTCACGCGCGAACAGCGCGCGGCGTACGACGACACCGTGCGCGCCGGGGACGATCGCGGCCGCGAGCAGACGCTGCCGTCGGACGAGCAGGAACCGGAAGGCGTCGGCAACGAGCCGTGCCCGGATTGCGGCGGCACGCGCCTGAACCCGTCCGCACGCGCGGTCACGTTCGACGCGCATCCGATCGTCGAGGTCGCGCAGTGGACGGTGTCCGATACGCGCCGCTGGATCGACGCGCTGGAACTGACCGGCCGCGACGCGCAGATCGCGCGCGACATCGTCAGCGAGATCGGCAGCCGCCTCGCGTTTCTCGAAGAGGTCGGGCTCGGCTACCTGAGCCTCGATCGCGCGGCGCCGAGCCTGTCGGGCGGCGAAGCGCAGCGCATCCGGCTCGCCGCGCAGCTCGGCAGCAACCTGCAGGGCGTGTGCTACGTGCTCGACGAGCCGACGATCGGCCTGCATCCGCGCGACAACCGAATCCTGCTGGACGCGCTGCGCAAGCTCGGCGACAAGGGCAACACGCTCGTCGTCGTCGAGCATGACGAGGACACGATTCGCCGCGCCGATCACATCATCGACGTCGGCCCGGGCGCCGGCAAGCGCGGCGGCACGTTGGTCGCCGAGGGCGCGGTCGCCGATCTGGCCGCGCAGCCGGATTCGGTGACGGGGCGCCTGCTCGCGCAGCCGATGACGCATCCGCTCCAACCGCGCCGCGCGGTGAGCCTGGCGGGCAAGAAGGGCGCGCCGGCGGTGCCGGAGGCCTGGCTGACCGTGCACGGCGCGACGCTGCACAACTTGCGCGACGTCACCGTCGGCATTCCGCTCGCGCGGCTCGTCGCCGTGACGGGCGTGAGCGGCTCGGGCAAGTCGACGCTCGCGCGCGACGTGCTGATGACGAACCTGCTCGACGCGGTTGGCCGCTCGGTGCTGTCGTCGCCGGCCACGCGGCGCGCGCGCAAGGCCGCGCAGCAGGACGCGCCGGCCGCCAACCGCCGCTCGAGCGTGCTCGCGCGCAGCGCGCCGCGGCCGTCGCTGAACGTCACGCATGCGTGGCAGGGCTGCGCGTCGCTGAGCGGCTGGGAGCGGATCGACCGCGTGCTCGAGGTCGACCAGACGCCGATCGGCAAGACGCCGCGCTCGTGTCCGGCCACCTACATCGGCGTGTGGGACACGATCCGCAAGCTGTTCGCCGATACGCTGGAAGCGCGTGCGCGCGGCTACACGGCGTCGCGTTTCTCGTTCAACACCGGCGACGGGCGCTGTCCGGCCTGCGAAGGGCAGGGCGTGCGCACGATCGGGATGAGCTTCCTGCCCGACGTGAAGGTGCCGTGCGACGTGTGCCACGGGCAGCGCTTCAATCCGGAGACGCTCGCGGTCACGTGGCGCGGCCGGAACATCGGCGACGTGCTGACGATGGAGATCGACGAAGCGGTGGAGTTCTTTGCACCGATTTCGAAC